Proteins encoded within one genomic window of Candidatus Methylarchaceae archaeon HK02M2:
- a CDS encoding DNA polymerase II large subunit has product AQIGGLMDAPLMLQTMIIPREVDEQAHNLDVAEQYSTTFYEATLKSKPPNNVVDIINIIKDRLKDENQFYGLKFTHDTDTIFVKRNRNMYSTLKTLFEKLDKQIELAIKINAVNPDEVVSSVLKTHILPDAIGNMRAYTSQKLRCKSCGKKHRRFPLKGVCLDCGGNLQPTVTRASIEKYLSLGLKLSEKFEVGEYIRSRFKIISEEISSLFISNDKGTQLELTDFLN; this is encoded by the coding sequence AGCTCAAATAGGAGGTTTGATGGATGCTCCATTAATGTTGCAGACTATGATAATCCCTCGTGAAGTTGATGAACAAGCTCATAATTTAGACGTAGCAGAACAGTACTCTACAACATTTTACGAAGCCACTTTAAAAAGCAAACCTCCGAATAATGTTGTAGATATAATCAATATTATAAAAGATAGATTAAAAGATGAAAACCAATTTTATGGTCTAAAATTTACACATGATACTGATACCATATTTGTTAAAAGAAATAGAAATATGTATTCCACTTTAAAGACTCTTTTTGAGAAGCTTGATAAACAGATAGAGTTGGCAATAAAAATAAATGCAGTAAATCCCGATGAAGTTGTATCTTCTGTCTTAAAGACCCATATACTTCCAGATGCAATTGGAAATATGAGAGCATACACCTCGCAAAAATTACGTTGTAAATCATGTGGTAAAAAACATAGACGATTCCCCCTTAAAGGAGTTTGTCTCGATTGTGGCGGAAATTTACAACCAACAGTGACAAGAGCTTCAATAGAAAAATATCTGTCTCTCGGATTAAAATTGTCAGAGAAGTTCGAAGTAGGGGAATACATAAGAAGTCGATTTAAGATAATATCTGAAGAGATTTCATCATTATTTATTTCGAATGATAAAGGGACTCAACTTGAGCTAACAGATTTTTTAAATTGA